CTGCGGCAAATATCTTACAAAAATTTCAGTAACCCTTTATTTTTTAGCTGAATAGTTGTTTCTTTTATTTCTTGTTCTTTGTTTTTGGGGTAGATTAATAATACGTTATCGTCATCCACCACAATAAAATCTTTCAAACCATTTACGACGACCAATTTGCTATCCGACGCATTAATTAAACAACCTTCGGAGTTGGTCATATAAATATTCTTCAAGATGGCTGCGTTATTATTTTCATCTTTCTCATTATATACATCGTGCAAAGAATTCCAAGTACCCAAGTCGCTCCAGCCAATATCGGCGGGAATGGTATAGACGTTTTTTGCCTTTTCCATAATTGCGAAATCAATTGAGATATTGGGCGCTAAGGGATATTTCTCCTGAATAAAGGCAGCCTCTTTTTCTGTATTATATGCTGATTGTCCCTCGACAAATAAATGATATATCTCGGGGGTCAATTCTTTGAAAGCCGCCATAATTGTGGAAGCCTTCCAAATAAACATACCCGCATTCCATAGATATTGACCGGTTTCTAAATATACCATCGCTTTTTCTTTAGAAGGTTTTTCTTTAAAGGAAAGCACTTTATAAATATCTGTTGAAATCGCGTCCTCTTCAAATTGAATATACCCATAGCCTGTATCGGGGCGAGTAGGCTGAATACCCAAGGTAATTAATGCATCCTTATTTTTTGCAAAATCGATTGCCTGCTGAATTTTTTCAGCGTAAGCCGTTTCTTTTATAATTAAATGATCGGATGGCACGATAACCATGATTGCATCGGGGTTTTGCTGATACAATTTAAATGCCGCATAGGCAATACATGGAGCAGTATTATTGCGCGCAGGTTCACCTATAATATTTTGCATAGGCAAATAAGGTAACTGTTGAGCGACCAAGCCATTATAATCTTTATTGGTAACAATGTGAATCTTGTCTTTATCAATAAAAGAGCAAAACCTTTCGGCAGTCATTTGTAACAATGACTTGCCTGTTCCCAAAATATCAATAAACTGTTTGGGGAAACTATTTCTACTTTTGGGCCAAAAACGGCTGCCCACGCCACCTGCCATTATATATATATTTATATTTTCCACCTATTTCATTTTATCTTTTATCTGTTGTCTGTTATAAGATTATAAAGTTACTTTGTAACTTTATACGTTTATTATCCTTTAATGACATTGGCCAATAAATCTCCCCTTTTCCTCAGGATGAAAAAAGTTTTTTTCTATATTCCTGTCTTCGTTGGAATGATGAGCGCATTTGTGGGATGATTTGATTTATTGAGCTAATTTAGCAAATCTAATTCTTTAAAAACCCTTTTGCATAACATCTTGGTAAACTGCTTGAATGCCTTCTTTTAACCCAATTTTGGCTTGCCAACCCAGGTTGTTTAATTTAGTAACATCCATTAATTTACGCGGTGTGCCATCCGGTTTGGAAGCATCAAAAACCAATTCCCCCTTATATTCCACTATTTCCTTTATTAATAAGGCTAGTTCTTTAATTGTTATGTCTTTACCCACACCAATGTTTACCAAACCCTCTTCATTGTAATTTCCCATCAAATAAATACAGGCTTCTGCCATATCATCTGCGTGCAGGAATTCTCTTTTAGGTGTGCCCGAGCCCCAAACAACTACTTCTGCTTCATCCTTCATTTTTGCCTCGTGCATTTTTCTGATTAGAGCCGGTAACACGTGTGAATTATTTAAATCATAGTTATCATTCAGCCCATACAAATTAGTCGGCATTACCGATATGTAGTTGCAACCATACTGTGCCCGATAGGCATCACAGAGCTTGATACCCGCGATCTTGGCAATTGCATAGGGTTCATTGGTTGCCTCTAGTTCACCAGTTAATAAATATTCCTCCTTCATGGGTTGCGGCGCTAATTTCGGATAGATACAGGAGGAGCCCAAGAACATCAATTTAGTCACACCTGCTATATAAGCGGCATGGACGATATTGTTTTGAATCATCAAATTGTCGTACAAGAATTCTGCACGATAGGTATTGTTAGCCACGATACCTCCCACTTTAGCCGCAGCCAAAAAAACATATTCCGGTTTTTCTTGTTCAAAAAAAGCTTTTACCGGTTCCTGTTGCCGCAAATCTAGTTCTCTTGAGGTACGTGTAATGATATTTTGAAAGCCAGCGGTCTCCAAATGTTTTTTGATAGCAGAGCCCACCATGCCCCGATGACCTGCAATATATATTTTGCTATTTTTTTCCATTATTCAAATTGATTTTTTATGGTATAACCCGCTTCGCGTAACATTTTTTCTTTCTTAAAGTTTTCTACGTCCGCATCCATCATATCTTTTACCAATGCAGGCAAATCGTATTTGGGTTTCCAGCCCAATTTAGTATTAGATTTAGTAGGGTCACCAATTAACAATTCTACTTCAGTTGGTCTAAAATATTGAGGATCTACCGCTACCACTTCCGTTCCTTTCGCTACTTGATATTCTGGGTTTGCACAACTTACTACATATGCTTTCTCATCCATTCCAGAACCTTTAAATTCAATCGCTATACCTACTTCTGCAAAAGACATTTTGATAAAGTCTCTTACTGTAGTCGTAACACCTGTTGCAATCACAAAATCTTCAGGTCTTTCTTGTTGTAATATTAGGTACATTGCCTCCACATAATCTTTCGCGTGGCCCCAGTCCCTTTTTGCATCCAAATTTCCGAGATATAATTTATCTTGTAAGCCCATTGCAATTTTTGCTACAGCACGTGTAATTTTGCGGGTAACGAAGGTTTCGCCACGCAAAGGGCTCTCATGGTTGAATAAAATACCATTACAAGCATATATCCCGTAAGCTTCACGATAGTTGACGGTAATCCAGTAAGCGTACAATTTGGCTACTGCATAGGGGGAACGCGGATAAAAAGGCGTTCTTTCTGACTGGGGGACTTCTTGAACCAAGCCATATAATTCTGAAGTTGATGCTTGGTATATTCTAGTTTTCTTTTCTAGTCCCAAAATACGAATTGCTTCCAATAATCTTAAAGTACCTATACCATCAGCATTGGCGGTATATTCTGGTGTATCGAAACTTACTTTAACATGGCTCATGGCACCCAAATTGTAAATTTCATCGGGTTGTACTTCCTGAATAATACGTATAAGATTGGTAGAATCGCTCAAATCACCGTAATGCAATTTGAAACGTATATCTTTTTCGTGAGGATCTTGATAAAGATTATCGATACGGTCCGTATTGAATAAAGAACTCCGGCGCTTGACACCATGCACCATGTATCCTTTTTTTAATAAAAAGTCTGCTAGGTAGGCACCATCTTGGCCAGTAATACCTGTAATTAAGGCGGTTTTCATTATTATATGATTTATTTAAAGTTTACAATTTTGAAATTGATTCAAAATTAAAGATTTAACACCCTATAGTTATTTATTTCCATGCACATTTAATAAGCTACTATACATATTAAAGTATTCAGCAAATCTATCATGCTTATTAAAATATTTCAATGCTCTTTCTCTGCAGTCGTAAGTGTATTTATCCCAATGCTTTTCTTTTAAACGGAAGATTATATCATATATACCTTTGATATCTCCAGGTTCCACAATCCAACCCGTATCTTTGTCTATCGCTTCTATACTACCCCCTGTAGCATAAGTAATCACTGGCGTACCACAAGCCAATGCTTCTAAATTAGTGGTGGGGAAATTATCCTCCCAAGTAGGGTTTACAAATACAGCAGCAGCGTTATACAATTCTACCAATTCCTCGATATTCTCTGTTCGAGAAATACCTATAATACCTATCGGAAGATTCTTCATTTGGGAGTTAGACAAACCCACCAATAGAATTACTTCATCCGGTTGGAGAAGTTTACTCAAATCCATAAAATCACATAAACCCTTTCTATTTGACCAAGTACTTGCCACCCCCAAAATAACGAATTTATTCTCAATGCCCAATTTTGACAATATATGCTTTGAAGGAACTGGCTTAAATTGTTGCAAGTCGACTCCATTATATATTTGACAAATATGATTTTTCATTAAAAATGATTGCTTTACATCCTTCTCTAACCATTTTGAAACGGATACCAAAGTTAGGTTCGAGATTGAATTAAATAGTATCCGCTTAAGGTCAAAGTTCTTATAGGAATTATCTCTAAGACTCTTTGGATAACTATGGATTTCAGGGCAGCTATTACAATGCGTTCTCCATTTTTGGCAATTTGAATAGGTATAATGAGTACAATGTCCTGTATAAGCCCAACAATCATGGAGAGTCCACACAATTGGAATTGATACTGATGCTAAATAATCAAATAGGATTTTAATATTAAGATAATAGCCATGTATATTATGCAGATGAATAATATCCGGCTTTATTTTTTCAATTTGTCTAATGAATTTCCGGGTGGC
The Arachidicoccus soli DNA segment above includes these coding regions:
- the gmd gene encoding GDP-mannose 4,6-dehydratase encodes the protein MKTALITGITGQDGAYLADFLLKKGYMVHGVKRRSSLFNTDRIDNLYQDPHEKDIRFKLHYGDLSDSTNLIRIIQEVQPDEIYNLGAMSHVKVSFDTPEYTANADGIGTLRLLEAIRILGLEKKTRIYQASTSELYGLVQEVPQSERTPFYPRSPYAVAKLYAYWITVNYREAYGIYACNGILFNHESPLRGETFVTRKITRAVAKIAMGLQDKLYLGNLDAKRDWGHAKDYVEAMYLILQQERPEDFVIATGVTTTVRDFIKMSFAEVGIAIEFKGSGMDEKAYVVSCANPEYQVAKGTEVVAVDPQYFRPTEVELLIGDPTKSNTKLGWKPKYDLPALVKDMMDADVENFKKEKMLREAGYTIKNQFE
- the fcl gene encoding GDP-L-fucose synthase codes for the protein MEKNSKIYIAGHRGMVGSAIKKHLETAGFQNIITRTSRELDLRQQEPVKAFFEQEKPEYVFLAAAKVGGIVANNTYRAEFLYDNLMIQNNIVHAAYIAGVTKLMFLGSSCIYPKLAPQPMKEEYLLTGELEATNEPYAIAKIAGIKLCDAYRAQYGCNYISVMPTNLYGLNDNYDLNNSHVLPALIRKMHEAKMKDEAEVVVWGSGTPKREFLHADDMAEACIYLMGNYNEEGLVNIGVGKDITIKELALLIKEIVEYKGELVFDASKPDGTPRKLMDVTKLNNLGWQAKIGLKEGIQAVYQDVMQKGF
- a CDS encoding mannose-1-phosphate guanylyltransferase — protein: MENINIYIMAGGVGSRFWPKSRNSFPKQFIDILGTGKSLLQMTAERFCSFIDKDKIHIVTNKDYNGLVAQQLPYLPMQNIIGEPARNNTAPCIAYAAFKLYQQNPDAIMVIVPSDHLIIKETAYAEKIQQAIDFAKNKDALITLGIQPTRPDTGYGYIQFEEDAISTDIYKVLSFKEKPSKEKAMVYLETGQYLWNAGMFIWKASTIMAAFKELTPEIYHLFVEGQSAYNTEKEAAFIQEKYPLAPNISIDFAIMEKAKNVYTIPADIGWSDLGTWNSLHDVYNEKDENNNAAILKNIYMTNSEGCLINASDSKLVVVNGLKDFIVVDDDNVLLIYPKNKEQEIKETTIQLKNKGLLKFL
- a CDS encoding glycosyltransferase encodes the protein MKALLQINTVVNTGSTGRIAEDIGNMAMENGWKSYIAYGRYGNSSNSNVIKIGSKLDNYIHVLFTRLFDKHGFASKRATRKFIRQIEKIKPDIIHLHNIHGYYLNIKILFDYLASVSIPIVWTLHDCWAYTGHCTHYTYSNCQKWRTHCNSCPEIHSYPKSLRDNSYKNFDLKRILFNSISNLTLVSVSKWLEKDVKQSFLMKNHICQIYNGVDLQQFKPVPSKHILSKLGIENKFVILGVASTWSNRKGLCDFMDLSKLLQPDEVILLVGLSNSQMKNLPIGIIGISRTENIEELVELYNAAAVFVNPTWEDNFPTTNLEALACGTPVITYATGGSIEAIDKDTGWIVEPGDIKGIYDIIFRLKEKHWDKYTYDCRERALKYFNKHDRFAEYFNMYSSLLNVHGNK